In Acidimicrobiales bacterium, a single window of DNA contains:
- a CDS encoding amidohydrolase family protein, with amino-acid sequence MFDMVIKGGTLVDGTGAEARRADVGVKDGVVTEVAPAIEADAAETIDATDQLVTPGFVDIHTHYDGQATWDTSLDPSAGHGVTTLVMGNCGVGFAPVHPGQEDWLIQLMEGVEDIPGTALAEGMTWGWETFPEYLDALDQRHFAVDIGAQIPHGAVRGYVMGDRGARNEPATPEDIAAMADIVQEAVEAGALGFSTSRTIAHRAIDGEPVPGTYAAEDELFGIGRAMARGGASIFELAPAGVDGLDLSPAAAEMSWMRRLSGEIERPVTFIVLQVDLAPDLWKMQMEESVKALDEGAEIYPQIANRPFGMLIGFQTHHPFARRPSYLAIAGLPLDERIRQLREPKVRAAILAEEDAPGDGSLWDGLPAFLRTIPQKLFVMGDPPEYEPTPDQSAGALAEAAGVTADEKVYDLLCEDEGRALLMLPLFNYTHGNHDVLREQMTHPRAALGLGDGGAHCGMICDASLPTYGLTHWARDRSRGPQLSLESVVQMQTQRTAQLYGLGDRGTVEVGKRADLNVIDHAALTLRSPRLAHDLPGGGRRLLQEASGYTATVVAGAVTRRNGVDTGARPGRLVRGQR; translated from the coding sequence ATGTTCGACATGGTCATCAAGGGGGGAACGCTGGTCGACGGCACGGGGGCCGAGGCCCGCCGCGCCGACGTCGGCGTCAAAGACGGGGTGGTCACCGAGGTGGCGCCGGCCATCGAGGCGGACGCGGCCGAGACCATCGACGCCACCGACCAGTTGGTCACGCCGGGGTTCGTCGACATCCACACCCACTACGACGGCCAGGCCACCTGGGACACCTCGCTCGACCCGTCGGCGGGCCACGGGGTGACCACCCTGGTCATGGGCAACTGCGGGGTCGGCTTCGCTCCCGTGCACCCGGGCCAGGAGGACTGGCTCATCCAGCTGATGGAGGGCGTCGAGGACATCCCCGGCACCGCGCTGGCGGAAGGCATGACGTGGGGCTGGGAGACGTTCCCCGAGTACCTGGACGCGCTCGACCAGCGGCACTTCGCGGTGGACATCGGCGCCCAGATCCCCCACGGCGCGGTGCGCGGCTACGTGATGGGCGACCGGGGCGCCCGCAACGAGCCCGCCACGCCCGAGGACATCGCGGCGATGGCCGACATCGTGCAGGAGGCCGTTGAGGCCGGTGCCCTCGGCTTCTCCACCTCGCGCACGATCGCCCACCGGGCCATCGACGGCGAGCCCGTCCCCGGCACGTACGCGGCCGAGGACGAGCTGTTCGGCATCGGCCGGGCCATGGCCCGCGGCGGTGCCTCCATCTTCGAGCTCGCCCCCGCAGGGGTGGACGGACTGGACCTCTCGCCGGCCGCGGCGGAGATGAGCTGGATGCGACGCCTGTCCGGCGAGATCGAGCGACCCGTCACCTTCATCGTGTTGCAGGTGGACCTCGCCCCCGACCTCTGGAAGATGCAGATGGAGGAGTCGGTGAAGGCCCTCGACGAGGGGGCCGAGATCTACCCGCAGATCGCCAACCGCCCCTTCGGCATGCTCATCGGCTTCCAGACCCACCACCCGTTCGCCCGGCGCCCGTCGTACCTGGCCATCGCCGGCCTGCCCCTCGACGAGCGCATCCGCCAGCTGCGCGAGCCGAAGGTGCGGGCCGCCATCCTCGCGGAGGAGGACGCGCCCGGTGACGGCAGCCTGTGGGACGGCCTGCCGGCCTTCCTGCGCACCATTCCGCAGAAGCTGTTCGTCATGGGCGACCCGCCCGAGTACGAGCCCACGCCCGACCAGTCGGCGGGGGCGCTGGCCGAGGCCGCCGGGGTCACCGCCGACGAGAAGGTGTACGACCTGCTCTGCGAGGACGAGGGCCGCGCGCTCCTGATGCTGCCGCTGTTCAACTACACCCACGGCAACCACGACGTCCTCCGCGAGCAGATGACCCACCCCCGGGCCGCGCTGGGGCTCGGCGACGGCGGCGCCCATTGCGGGATGATCTGCGACGCCTCCCTGCCGACCTATGGGCTGACCCACTGGGCCCGGGACCGCAGCCGCGGGCCGCAGCTGTCCCTCGAGTCCGTCGTGCAGATGCAGACGCAGCGCACCGCCCAGCTCTACGGCCTCGGCGACCGGGGCACGGTCGAGGTGGGCAAGCGCGCCGACCTCAACGTGATCGACCACGCCGCGCTCACCCTGCGCTCGCCCCGCCTCGCGCACGACCTGCCCGGTGGCGGCCGGCGCCTCCTGCAGGAGGCGTCGGGCTACACCGCCACGGTCGTGGCCGGCGCCGTCACCCGGCGCAACGGCGTGGACACCGGTGCCCGGCCGGGCCGCCTCGTGCGCGGCCAGCGCTGA
- a CDS encoding nuclear transport factor 2 family protein translates to MRTADMNKALIERFWADLYRRDFDAVGAYFTPDGQYTDVFTPDEDLAVGPAQIAARLRLGLEPLEGIFHHPGRIVADEQTVMTEHAEEWHWHTGECFTVRFVSVHEIDFDGRITRWWDYPDLQGLLDAAPLWWMEHIMDGYSKTGIDHTPEDPTGSDS, encoded by the coding sequence ATGCGCACGGCAGACATGAACAAGGCGCTCATCGAGCGCTTCTGGGCGGACCTCTACCGGCGGGACTTCGACGCCGTGGGCGCCTACTTCACGCCCGACGGGCAGTACACCGACGTGTTCACCCCCGACGAGGACCTCGCGGTCGGCCCCGCCCAGATCGCCGCCCGCCTCCGGCTCGGGCTCGAGCCCCTCGAGGGCATCTTCCACCACCCGGGTCGCATCGTCGCCGACGAGCAGACGGTGATGACCGAGCACGCCGAGGAGTGGCACTGGCACACGGGCGAGTGCTTCACCGTGAGATTCGTGTCGGTCCACGAGATCGACTTCGACGGGCGCATCACCCGGTGGTGGGACTACCCCGACCTCCAGGGGCTCCTCGACGCCGCGCCCTTGTGGTGGATGGAGCACATCATGGACGGCTACTCGAAGACCGGCATCGACCACACGCCCGAGGACCCCACGGGCTCCGACAGCTGA
- a CDS encoding carboxymuconolactone decarboxylase family protein has translation MPRLREIPRSEVTAPIVTVMYDHLFGERDPVAEPGTTTGTPGDWWTVFAAAPDVFEHAVAGFGLYQSPKRVLDPVLRELGQTRAGWAVGSQFVFSQHCKSCRLLGMPESKIAAIAYWGASDEFSEVERAVLAYTDALALQGGRVHDGLFAKLHEHLSDVEIIELTYITTMYVMHAIMSRALRTEWDDRDDPIVEVASPEGFAGYDVGAAIARPDD, from the coding sequence ATGCCTCGACTCCGTGAGATCCCCCGCAGCGAGGTGACGGCGCCGATCGTCACCGTCATGTACGACCACCTCTTCGGCGAGCGTGACCCCGTGGCCGAGCCCGGGACCACCACCGGCACCCCGGGGGACTGGTGGACGGTGTTCGCCGCCGCCCCCGATGTGTTCGAGCACGCCGTCGCCGGCTTCGGCCTCTACCAGAGCCCCAAGCGGGTGCTGGACCCGGTGCTGCGCGAGCTGGGCCAGACCCGCGCGGGATGGGCGGTGGGCAGCCAGTTCGTGTTCTCGCAGCACTGCAAGTCGTGCCGGCTGCTCGGCATGCCCGAGTCGAAGATCGCGGCCATCGCCTACTGGGGGGCCTCCGACGAGTTCAGCGAGGTGGAGCGGGCCGTGCTGGCCTACACCGACGCGCTGGCCCTCCAGGGCGGGCGGGTGCACGACGGGCTGTTCGCCAAGCTGCACGAGCACCTGAGCGACGTCGAGATCATCGAGCTGACCTACATCACCACCATGTACGTGATGCACGCCATCATGAGCCGGGCGCTGCGCACCGAGTGGGATGACCGCGACGACCCGATCGTCGAGGTGGCCAGCCCCGAGGGCTTCGCCGGCTACGACGTCGGCGCCGCCATCGCCCGCCCCGACGACTGA
- a CDS encoding DNA adenine methylase — protein sequence MIKYLGSKRRLVPVLGELFAASGARTALDLFTGTTRVAQELKRRGGFVTAVDTARYSEVFARCYVELDAGDVDEAELDAALAHLAALPGRPGYFTETFCVQSRFFQPFNGERVDAVRDAIAAEFPGHPLEPVLLTSLIEAADRVDSTTGVQMAYVKQWAKRSFNPLELRRPKLLAGGGRALRADAVEVAPTLGPVDFAYLDPPYNQHRYFTNYHVWETLVAWDAPEHYGVACKRVDARDPATKSVFNAKRAMPDALRSVIAAVDARLLVLSYNDESWLALDELVDACAPRGSVEVLAFDSKRYVGAQIGIHNPAGERVGEVSHLRNVEYVLVAGAPADVERAVAGRAPSLVDS from the coding sequence ATGATCAAGTACCTGGGGTCGAAGCGCCGGCTGGTGCCGGTGCTCGGCGAGCTGTTCGCCGCGTCGGGGGCGCGCACGGCCCTGGACCTGTTCACGGGCACCACCCGGGTAGCGCAGGAGCTGAAGCGGCGGGGCGGGTTCGTCACCGCCGTCGACACCGCCCGCTACAGCGAGGTGTTCGCCCGCTGTTACGTCGAGCTCGACGCCGGCGACGTCGACGAGGCCGAGCTCGACGCCGCCCTCGCCCACCTCGCCGCCCTGCCCGGCCGCCCCGGGTACTTCACCGAGACGTTCTGCGTGCAGTCCCGCTTCTTCCAGCCCTTCAACGGCGAGCGGGTCGACGCCGTCCGCGACGCCATCGCCGCCGAGTTCCCTGGTCACCCGCTCGAGCCGGTGCTGCTCACCAGCCTCATCGAGGCCGCCGACCGGGTCGACTCCACGACTGGCGTGCAGATGGCCTACGTGAAGCAGTGGGCCAAGCGCTCCTTCAACCCGCTCGAGCTGCGCCGCCCCAAGCTGCTGGCCGGCGGCGGCCGCGCCCTGCGGGCCGACGCCGTCGAGGTGGCGCCGACCCTCGGCCCGGTCGACTTCGCCTACCTCGACCCGCCCTACAACCAGCACCGGTACTTCACGAACTACCACGTCTGGGAGACGCTCGTGGCCTGGGATGCGCCCGAGCACTACGGCGTCGCCTGCAAGCGGGTCGACGCCCGCGACCCCGCCACCAAGAGCGTGTTCAACGCGAAGCGGGCCATGCCCGACGCCCTGCGGTCGGTGATCGCCGCGGTGGACGCCCGCCTGCTGGTGCTGTCGTACAACGACGAGTCGTGGCTGGCGCTCGACGAGCTCGTCGACGCCTGCGCGCCCCGCGGCAGCGTGGAGGTGCTGGCCTTCGACTCGAAGCGCTACGTGGGCGCCCAGATCGGCATCCACAACCCGGCCGGCGAGCGGGTCGGCGAGGTCTCGCACCTGCGCAACGTCGAGTACGTGCTCGTCGCGGGCGCGCCGGCCGACGTCGAGCGGGCCGTCGCCGGCCGGGCCCCGTCGCTCGTCGACAGCTGA
- a CDS encoding S-layer homology domain-containing protein, whose translation MGDTRGGTRRRGAATLTVVALVAGFLAAVTTTAAAPVPAAAADNDDYVALGDSYVAGPLIPDQSGQPTGCLRSDRNYPRLVAQALGLSLTDVSCSGAETTDMANSQGVTPGPNPPQFNALSADTDIVTLGIGGNDIGFSSIVTDCIALLPISNAVCQPDYVRNGVDEISNRITATAPKVAAVIQGVRSRAPHARIYVVGYPAILPESGGGCWPSLPLSNADLPWLRAKNKELNSMLAAQAAANGARYVDVYTPGIGHDACQDNGVRWVEGIVPRLLQAAPVHPNATGMAGVASVVGARITATPNLPSVPRNVVAVPGNAQVSLTWAEPNDDGGGAVTAYRVFRNGTLVHTTPNGATRAFIDTGRTNGTTYAYTVAAVNASGPGPLSTAVQATPRSVPGTPAAPAATAGDGEVQVTWTPPATNGGSAITGYRLYRDDVAIGTTFPAATTSYLDESVANGQTYGYRVAALNVVGEGPRSAAASATPTAGFTCCPPHGFSDVPASLGGAVDWGAWFGVTPGFPDGTFRPTRNAKRSQVVTMLWRLMDEPAATTRRSFPDVPRTAGYADAAEWAVGEGILTASPNGSFRPKDPVTRSQLVVMLWHLVGDPQVDTHHPYSDTRSGAYYQEALDWATRHAVAPVRGSRFRPTATATRANAAAWLYNLAWTEAAWSATTARPDAILF comes from the coding sequence GTGGGGGACACCAGGGGTGGGACGCGCCGTCGCGGCGCCGCGACGCTGACCGTCGTCGCGCTCGTCGCCGGCTTCCTCGCCGCGGTGACCACCACGGCCGCCGCGCCGGTCCCGGCGGCCGCAGCCGACAACGACGACTACGTGGCCCTCGGTGACTCGTACGTCGCGGGGCCGCTGATCCCCGACCAGAGCGGTCAGCCCACGGGCTGCCTGCGCTCGGACCGCAACTACCCCCGGCTGGTCGCGCAGGCCCTGGGCCTCTCGCTCACCGACGTGAGCTGCAGCGGGGCCGAGACCACGGACATGGCCAACAGCCAGGGTGTCACCCCCGGGCCCAACCCGCCGCAGTTCAACGCGCTGAGCGCCGACACCGACATCGTGACGCTGGGCATCGGGGGCAACGACATCGGCTTCTCGAGCATCGTCACCGACTGCATCGCCTTGTTGCCCATCAGCAATGCGGTCTGCCAGCCCGACTACGTGCGGAACGGCGTCGACGAGATCTCCAACCGGATCACCGCCACCGCCCCCAAGGTGGCCGCGGTGATCCAGGGCGTCCGCTCCCGGGCGCCCCACGCCCGCATCTACGTGGTGGGCTACCCGGCCATCCTCCCGGAGTCGGGCGGCGGGTGCTGGCCCTCCTTGCCGCTCTCCAACGCCGACCTGCCGTGGCTGCGCGCCAAGAACAAGGAGCTGAACTCGATGCTCGCCGCGCAGGCGGCGGCCAACGGGGCCCGCTACGTGGACGTGTACACCCCCGGCATCGGCCACGACGCCTGCCAGGACAACGGCGTGCGCTGGGTCGAGGGCATCGTCCCGCGCCTGCTCCAGGCGGCGCCGGTGCACCCCAACGCCACCGGCATGGCGGGGGTCGCGTCGGTGGTCGGTGCCCGCATCACGGCCACCCCGAACCTGCCCAGCGTCCCGCGGAACGTCGTGGCCGTGCCCGGCAACGCCCAGGTGAGCCTGACCTGGGCGGAGCCCAACGACGACGGCGGCGGGGCCGTGACGGCCTACCGGGTGTTCCGCAACGGCACCCTCGTCCACACCACGCCGAACGGCGCCACCCGTGCGTTCATCGACACGGGCCGCACGAACGGCACCACCTACGCCTACACCGTCGCCGCGGTCAACGCCTCGGGCCCCGGGCCGCTGTCGACCGCGGTGCAGGCCACGCCGCGCTCGGTCCCCGGCACTCCCGCGGCGCCGGCGGCAACGGCCGGCGACGGCGAGGTGCAGGTGACGTGGACTCCGCCGGCGACCAACGGTGGGTCCGCCATCACCGGCTACCGCCTGTATCGGGACGACGTGGCCATCGGGACGACCTTCCCGGCCGCGACCACGTCGTACCTCGACGAGTCGGTGGCGAACGGCCAGACCTACGGCTACCGGGTCGCCGCGCTCAACGTGGTGGGCGAGGGCCCTCGCAGCGCGGCCGCCTCGGCCACACCGACCGCCGGGTTCACCTGCTGCCCACCCCACGGCTTCAGCGACGTACCTGCCTCGCTCGGCGGCGCGGTCGACTGGGGCGCCTGGTTCGGGGTCACCCCGGGCTTCCCCGACGGCACGTTCCGCCCGACGCGCAACGCCAAGCGAAGCCAGGTGGTGACCATGCTCTGGCGCCTGATGGACGAGCCCGCCGCGACGACGCGCCGCTCGTTTCCCGACGTGCCCAGGACCGCGGGCTATGCGGACGCCGCCGAGTGGGCGGTGGGCGAGGGCATCCTGACGGCCTCGCCGAACGGCTCGTTTCGGCCCAAGGATCCGGTCACCCGCAGCCAGTTGGTGGTGATGCTCTGGCACCTCGTGGGTGACCCCCAGGTCGACACCCACCACCCCTACTCCGACACCCGCTCGGGCGCCTACTACCAGGAGGCACTCGACTGGGCCACGCGCCACGCCGTTGCCCCGGTCCGCGGCAGTCGCTTCCGGCCGACGGCCACGGCCACCCGGGCCAACGCGGCGGCGTGGCTCTACAACCTGGCGTGGACCGAGGCGGCGTGGTCCGCCACCACTGCCCGCCCTGACGCCATCCTGTTCTGA
- a CDS encoding M23 family metallopeptidase, which translates to MPRPRPFARAVSAAPLLMLGLLVALVGPASAEPADQRVGGANGVDQGDFQMPFPCGQVWGASTHSNHPAVDWNGVGPAAGSNDHGLPVLAGLGGIVVAVGDQAGYGTRVVVDHGDGWSSVYGHLSAITVAEGQEVSAVTQVGNVGNTGASGGAHLHWEQRYLGQRVPVLWAAGAPIETTYGSPGPTYTSANCPARTFGVSLVTPPGRPRQGPVLAKD; encoded by the coding sequence GTGCCCCGCCCCCGTCCCTTCGCGCGCGCCGTCTCGGCGGCGCCCCTGCTCATGCTCGGGCTTCTGGTCGCGCTGGTGGGTCCCGCCTCGGCCGAGCCCGCCGACCAGCGCGTCGGCGGGGCGAACGGGGTCGACCAGGGCGACTTCCAGATGCCCTTCCCGTGCGGCCAGGTGTGGGGAGCCAGCACCCACAGCAACCACCCGGCCGTGGACTGGAACGGGGTCGGGCCCGCCGCAGGGTCCAACGACCACGGCCTGCCGGTGCTGGCCGGCCTCGGTGGCATCGTCGTCGCGGTGGGCGACCAGGCGGGCTACGGCACCCGGGTCGTCGTCGACCACGGCGACGGTTGGTCGAGCGTCTACGGGCACCTGTCCGCCATCACCGTCGCCGAGGGCCAGGAAGTCTCGGCCGTGACGCAGGTCGGCAACGTCGGGAACACAGGCGCGTCGGGCGGGGCCCATCTGCACTGGGAGCAGCGCTACCTCGGCCAGCGGGTTCCGGTGCTGTGGGCCGCGGGTGCGCCCATCGAGACCACCTACGGGTCACCCGGCCCCACCTACACGAGCGCGAACTGCCCGGCCCGCACGTTCGGGGTTTCACTCGTGACGCCACCGGGGCGACCTCGCCAGGGGCCCGTCCTGGCCAAGGACTGA
- the ppk2 gene encoding polyphosphate kinase 2: MALTRPAKIDGDDYDEQLHALHLELVKLQQWVIASGARVVILFEGRDAAGKGGTIDTFREHLAPRQARVVALPKPNDAEKGQWYFQRYVAQLPTAGEIVFFDRSWYNRAGVEPVMGFCTEEQHRLFLRQAPEVEQALVEDGTHLFKLYLDVDRDLQAERLQERREDPLKAWKISPIDEVAMEKYDAYTQALHTMLDATDTEWAPWTGVNANRQKVARLHAIRHVLHALPYDGKDPAAAAAPDPTIVAPARSLLL, encoded by the coding sequence ATGGCCCTGACGCGCCCCGCCAAGATCGACGGCGACGACTACGACGAGCAGCTCCACGCCCTGCACCTCGAGCTGGTCAAGCTCCAGCAGTGGGTGATCGCCTCGGGCGCTCGGGTGGTGATCCTGTTCGAGGGCCGCGACGCCGCCGGCAAGGGCGGCACTATCGACACCTTCCGGGAGCACCTCGCCCCCCGCCAGGCCCGTGTCGTCGCGCTGCCGAAGCCCAACGACGCCGAGAAGGGCCAGTGGTACTTCCAGCGCTACGTGGCGCAACTGCCCACCGCCGGCGAGATCGTCTTCTTCGACCGCTCCTGGTACAACCGCGCCGGCGTCGAGCCGGTGATGGGGTTCTGCACCGAGGAGCAGCACCGGCTGTTCCTGCGCCAGGCCCCCGAGGTGGAGCAGGCTCTCGTCGAGGACGGCACCCACCTCTTCAAGCTCTACCTCGACGTCGACCGCGACCTCCAGGCCGAGCGCCTCCAGGAGCGCCGCGAGGACCCGCTGAAGGCGTGGAAGATCAGCCCCATCGACGAGGTGGCCATGGAGAAGTACGACGCCTACACCCAGGCGCTGCACACCATGCTCGACGCCACCGACACCGAGTGGGCCCCCTGGACCGGCGTGAACGCCAACCGCCAGAAGGTGGCCCGCCTCCACGCCATCCGCCACGTGCTCCACGCCCTGCCCTACGACGGCAAGGATCCCGCCGCCGCGGCGGCGCCCGACCCCACCATCGTGGCCCCCGCCCGCTCCCTCCTCCTCTGA
- a CDS encoding VOC family protein — translation MEVKELGHLVLYVRDLERSVAFYRDVLGWKPAFPDAALPFPAMAFSSGRTHHELLLIEVGPDAAAIPQGRRVGLYHFGLKVGDSDDELREALATVQAAGVPIAGASDHTVTHSLYIHDPDGNEIELYIDVPGVDWANDPELIMSPIKPLRL, via the coding sequence ATGGAAGTCAAAGAGCTCGGCCACCTGGTGCTGTACGTGCGGGACCTCGAGCGGTCCGTGGCCTTCTACCGCGACGTGCTCGGCTGGAAGCCGGCGTTCCCCGATGCCGCCCTCCCCTTCCCGGCGATGGCGTTCTCCAGCGGTCGGACCCACCACGAGCTGCTGCTCATCGAGGTCGGCCCCGACGCCGCCGCCATCCCGCAGGGCCGACGGGTGGGGCTGTACCACTTCGGCCTCAAGGTCGGAGACAGCGACGACGAGCTGCGCGAGGCGCTCGCCACCGTCCAGGCCGCCGGCGTGCCCATCGCCGGCGCCAGCGACCACACCGTGACCCACAGCCTCTACATCCACGACCCCGACGGCAACGAGATCGAGCTGTACATCGACGTGCCCGGCGTCGACTGGGCCAACGATCCCGAGCTGATCATGAGCCCCATCAAGCCCTTGCGGCTGTAG
- a CDS encoding molybdopterin oxidoreductase family protein, which yields MTDAAETQTHFRTCPLCEATCGLEITTRGDEVVRIRGDRDDVFSRGFICPKGSTLKQLHTDPDRVRRPLVRSGQGADATWTEVSWDEAFAEIERRLLPIMEEHGRDAVALYLGNPTVHNLGAGIYARALITSLASRNLYSASTVDQMPRHVSCGAMYGSPDAIPVPDLDRTGYLLMLGANPYESNGSLCTAPDFPGRLEAIRARGGKVVVVDPRLTKTAKNADEHVPIRPGADGHLLLAMVHVLFAEDLVSAELDPSVFNGIDAVRDAVEPLSPEAVAEHTGIDADTIRRLTREVAAAESAAVYGRIGTNTVAFGTVASWASDLVTALTGNLDRVGGMMFPLALTSARGSGKGRGFSTGRSTSRVKGHPEVRSEFPIATLADEIETPGDGQVRALITFAGNPARSAPNSAHLESALATLDFMVSIDPYRNETTRHADVILPPPDALEKSHYDLAFSTLSVRNVANYSPAVLPPDPTEQLPEHTILARLALVLSGMGATADPAIIDGLVLDRVLSRATKPGGVAEGKTVADLVDLMVAEDTPERVLEAMVRTGAYGDGFGANPDGVTFQTLLDHPHGLDLGALEPRLPEVLKTPSGQVELAPAQFLADLPRLVEALADAAAPNGHLTLIGRRHVRSNNSWMHNVEVLVKGKDRCTLQVHPDDAARLGLTDGGPAEVASRVGKVVAPVEVTDEILAGVVSLPHGWGHDDPAVDMAVAAAHAGVNCNVLTDDGPLDPLSGNAVLNGVPVTVTPA from the coding sequence GTGACCGACGCCGCCGAGACCCAGACGCACTTCCGCACCTGCCCGCTGTGCGAGGCCACGTGCGGGCTGGAGATCACCACCAGGGGCGACGAGGTGGTGCGCATCCGGGGTGACCGTGACGACGTGTTCAGCCGCGGGTTCATCTGCCCCAAGGGGTCGACGCTGAAGCAGCTGCACACCGACCCGGACCGGGTGCGCCGGCCGCTCGTCCGCTCGGGGCAGGGCGCCGACGCCACCTGGACAGAAGTGAGCTGGGACGAGGCCTTCGCCGAGATCGAGCGCCGCCTGCTGCCCATCATGGAGGAGCACGGCCGGGACGCCGTGGCGCTGTACCTGGGCAACCCGACGGTGCACAACCTCGGCGCCGGCATCTACGCCCGGGCCCTCATCACCTCGCTGGCCAGCCGCAACCTCTACTCGGCCAGCACCGTCGACCAGATGCCGCGTCACGTCTCCTGCGGGGCGATGTACGGCAGCCCCGACGCCATCCCCGTGCCCGACCTCGACCGCACCGGCTACCTGCTCATGCTGGGCGCCAACCCCTACGAGTCGAACGGCAGTCTGTGCACCGCACCCGACTTCCCTGGCCGGCTCGAGGCCATCCGGGCGCGGGGCGGCAAGGTCGTGGTGGTCGACCCCCGCCTGACCAAGACCGCCAAGAACGCCGACGAGCACGTGCCCATCCGCCCGGGGGCCGACGGCCACCTGCTGCTGGCCATGGTCCACGTGCTCTTCGCCGAGGACCTCGTCTCGGCCGAGCTCGACCCGTCGGTGTTCAACGGCATCGACGCGGTGCGTGACGCCGTCGAGCCGTTATCCCCCGAGGCCGTGGCCGAGCACACCGGCATCGACGCCGACACCATCCGCCGCCTCACCCGGGAGGTCGCCGCCGCCGAGTCCGCCGCGGTCTACGGCCGCATCGGGACCAACACCGTGGCCTTCGGCACGGTCGCCTCGTGGGCGTCGGACCTCGTCACCGCGCTCACCGGCAACCTCGACCGGGTCGGCGGGATGATGTTCCCGCTGGCCCTCACCAGCGCGCGGGGGTCGGGCAAGGGCCGGGGCTTCAGCACCGGGCGCTCCACCAGCCGGGTCAAGGGCCACCCCGAGGTCCGCTCGGAGTTCCCCATCGCCACCCTCGCCGACGAGATCGAGACCCCTGGCGACGGACAGGTCCGGGCCCTGATCACCTTCGCCGGCAACCCGGCCCGCTCGGCCCCCAACAGCGCCCATCTCGAGTCGGCGCTGGCGACGCTCGACTTCATGGTGAGCATCGACCCCTACCGCAACGAGACCACCCGCCACGCCGACGTGATCCTCCCGCCGCCCGACGCGCTGGAGAAGAGCCACTACGACCTGGCCTTCAGCACCCTGTCGGTGCGCAACGTGGCCAACTACTCGCCCGCGGTCCTGCCCCCCGACCCCACCGAGCAGCTGCCCGAGCACACCATCCTCGCCCGCCTCGCGCTCGTGCTCAGCGGCATGGGCGCCACCGCGGACCCGGCCATCATCGACGGCCTCGTGCTCGACCGGGTGCTCAGCCGGGCCACCAAGCCGGGGGGCGTCGCCGAGGGCAAGACCGTCGCAGACCTGGTCGACCTGATGGTCGCCGAGGACACGCCCGAGCGGGTGCTCGAGGCCATGGTCCGCACGGGCGCCTACGGCGACGGGTTCGGCGCCAACCCCGACGGGGTCACGTTCCAGACCCTGCTCGACCACCCCCACGGCCTCGACCTCGGCGCCCTCGAGCCCCGCCTCCCCGAGGTGCTCAAGACCCCGAGCGGCCAGGTCGAGCTGGCCCCGGCCCAGTTCCTCGCCGACCTTCCCCGCCTCGTCGAGGCGCTGGCCGACGCCGCCGCCCCCAACGGCCACCTCACCCTCATCGGGCGCCGCCACGTCCGCTCGAACAACTCTTGGATGCACAACGTCGAGGTGCTGGTGAAGGGCAAGGACCGCTGCACCCTCCAGGTGCACCCCGACGACGCCGCCCGCCTGGGCCTCACCGACGGCGGCCCGGCCGAGGTGGCGTCCCGGGTCGGCAAGGTGGTGGCGCCGGTCGAGGTGACCGACGAGATCCTCGCCGGCGTCGTCTCGCTCCCCCACGGCTGGGGCCACGACGACCCCGCCGTCGACATGGCCGTCGCCGCCGCCCACGCCGGGGTGAACTGCAACGTCCTCACCGACGACGGCCCCCTCGACCCGCTGTCGGGCAACGCCGTCCTCAACGGCGTGCCCGTCACCGTCACGCCGGCCTGA